The following proteins are encoded in a genomic region of Corylus avellana chromosome ca4, CavTom2PMs-1.0:
- the LOC132179276 gene encoding transcription factor bHLH25-like: MEISSMRELSELGMEDPRFINQWHTNSLDELSMLQPASTTFGENLQHCFMTHPNFNHRNSMGTSQTGIDGTMKQLKVNSWNNSSKLDHVSYPQLASSDPTINLSFADANYTNHMGVLKPKEEVVSSQIMNTLPSCQGGKRISTSTRLSQAQDHIMAERKRREKLSQRFIALSAIVPGLKKMDKASVLGDAIKYLKQMQERVKTLEEQTRKKNIESVVFVRKSQLFLDGDNSASNESLSSDPHDEHLPEIEARFCDKNVLIRIHCEKRKGLLEKSVAEVEKLHLTVINSSVMTFGSSALDITIIAQMDEEFSMSVKDLVRNLRPAFELIM; this comes from the exons ATGGAGATTTCTTCCATGAGAGAGTTATCTGAACTG GGTATGGAGGATCCTAGGTTCATCAACCAGTGGCACACGAACTCTCTAGATGAGCTCAGCATGCTGCAACCAGCATCCACTACATTTGGAGAGAATTTACAACATTGTTTCATGACTCACCCAAACTTCAACCACAGAAATTCCATGGGAACTTCTCAGACTGGAATTGATGGAACCATGAAACAGCTCAAAGTCAACAGCTGGAATAATTCATCCAAACTTGATCATGTATCATATCCCCAACTTGCTTCTTCTGATCCAACCATTAATCTATCGTTTGCGGATGCGAACTACACAAATCACATGGGTGTTTTAAAGCCTAAAGAGGAGGTAGTATCTTCCCAAATCATGAATACCCTTCCTTCTTGCCAGGGGGGTAAGAGGATTAGCACAAGCACTAGACTTTCCCAAGCACAAGATCACATTATGGCAGAAAGGAAAAGGAGAGAGAAGCTCAGCCAGCGGTTCATAGCATTATCTGCTATAGTTCCTGGCCTTAAGAAG ATGGACAAGGCTTCTGTTCTTGGTGATGCTATCAAGTATTTGAAACAAATGCAAGAGAGAGTGAAGACACTTGAGGAACAAACTAGGAAGAAGAACATAGAATCAGTGGTGTTTGTAAGGAAATCTCAACTCTTCCTTGATGGTGACAACTCTGCCTCAAATGAAAGCCTCTCCAGCGACCCCCATGATGAGCATCTACCAGAAATTGAAGCAAGATTCTGCGACAAAAATGTCCTCATAAGAATTCACTGTGAAAAAAGGAAAGGATTGCTAGAGAAATCGGTGGCTGAAGTTGAAAAGCTCCACCTGACAGTCATCAATAGCAGTGTCATGACATTTGGGAGTTCTGCTCTTGATATCACTATTATTGCTCAG ATGGATGAGGAATTCAGCATGTCTGTGAAGGATCTTGTAAGGAATCTCCGACCGGCTTTCGAGTTGATCATGTGA
- the LOC132179727 gene encoding uncharacterized protein LOC132179727 has protein sequence MRREEKRRRFNEAVVNMLFPQPPPPPQVLREEEEDEENEPVNILREDLDTDLIPDDLEESDCSACDDQDGESGPRRKLMRAQRKRLRKKKLKEDASRRGNIIGPLLPSTSESGGGDVDTEPPDVRRNAAEKKVDTSADNSGEETACGNQNKLKQRRMAKRLAKGLKPSNLQNCSQNHQHCADDEDVGSK, from the exons ATGCGCCGAGAAGAAAAACGACGCAGGTTCAATGAAGCCGTTGTCAACATGCTGTTTCCCCAACCACCGCCTCCTCCACAAGTACTACgggaagaggaggaggacgAGGAAAACGAACCGGTGAACATATTGCGGGAAGACTTAGATACGGATCTTATTCCAG ACGATTTGGAAGAGAGCGATTGCTCTGCATGCGATGATCAAGATGGTGAATCCGGGCCTCGGAGGAAGCTGATGAGGGCTCAGAGGAAGAGGCTTCGCAAGAAGAAGCTCAAGGAGGACGCATCCCGCCGCGGGAATATTATTGGGCCGTTGTTACCTTCAACAAGCGAAAGTGGAGGTGGTGATGTTGATACGGAGCCTCCAGATGTTCGACGGAATGCCGCAGAGAAGAAAGTTGATACTTCAGCTGACAACTCAG GAGAGGAGACTGCTTGCGGTAACCAAAACAAACTGAAGCAGAGAAGAATGGCGAAAAGGCTGGCAAAGGGATTGAAGCCATCTAATCTGCAGAATTGCAGTCAAAATCATCAGCATTGCGCTGATGATGAGGACGTGGGTTCCAAGTGA
- the LOC132180039 gene encoding L-galactose dehydrogenase: MASSPAKVELRELGNTGLKLSCVGFGASPFGNVFGQVSDDDAITSVREAFRLGINYFDTSPYYGGTLSEKVLGKALKAVGVPRHEYIVSTKCGRYIDGFDFSADRVTRSIDESLARLQLDYVDILQCHDIEFGSLDQVVNETIPALQKLKEAGKIRFLGITGLPLEIFTYVLDRVPPGIVDVILSYCHYSINDSTLEDLLPYLKSKGVGIITASPLAMGLLTESGPPSWHPASPELKSACQAAAAYCKEKGKNISKLAMQYSLSNKDISSVLVGMNSVRQVEENVAAALDLETAGKDEETLSELEAILKPVKNQTWPSGIQQR, encoded by the exons ATGGCTTCGTCGCCGGCCAAGGTCGAGCTCCGGGAGCTTGGGAACACTGGGCTCAAGCTCAGTTGTGTGGGCTTCGGGGCGTCGCCTTTCGGCAATGTCTTCGGCCAAGTCTCCGATGACGATGCCATCACCTCCGTCCGGGAGGCCTTTCGCCTAGGCATCAACTACTTCGACACCTCTCC aTATTACGGAGGGACTTTGTCAGAGAAGGTACTTGGTAAGGCACTAAAAGCTGTAGGAGTTCCAAGACACGAGTATATTGTATCAACAAAGTGTGGGCGGTACATTGATGGTTTTGACTTCAGTGCCGATCGAGTGACTAGGAGCATTGATGAGAGCTTGGCAAGGTTGCAGCTAGATTACGTTGATATCCTGCAATGCCATGACATTGAATTTGGATCTCTAGATCag GTTGTGAATGAGACTATTCCTGCACTTCAGAAATTAAAGGAAGCAGGGAAGATCCGTTTTCTTGGAATTACTGGACTTCCTTTGGAAATTTTTACTTATGTACTTGATCGGGTGCCACCTGGCATAGTGGATGTAATTCTGTCTTATTGCCACTACAGTATTAATGATTCAACATTGGAGGATTTACTACCTTACCTAAAGAGCAAAGGGGTTGGTATAATTACTGCTTCTCCACTTGCAATGGGTCTTCTTACTGAGAGTGGTCCTCCAAGTTGGCACCCAGCTTCACCTGAACTCAAG TCTGCATGCCAAGCTGCTGCTGCCTATTGtaaagaaaaggggaaaaatatTTCAAAGTTAGCTATGCAATATAGCCTGTCAAATAAAGACATTTCATCTGTGCTGGTTGGAATGAACTCTGTTAGACAG GTTGAGGAGAATGTTGCTGCTGCTCTGGATCTCGAAACTGCTGGGAAAGATGAGGAAACTTTGTCAGAGCTTGAAGCTATCCTGAAACCTGTGAAGAATCAAACATGGCCAAGTGGAATCCAACAGAGATAA
- the LOC132177731 gene encoding protein SLOW WALKER 1, which produces MMEVPRQNSTFKPIKPKLRPKPRTPTQTPESKYWSSFKNHQISNLISSITSLTFSPTPPHTFAATHSTSLTLFSPQTLSPSSTISSFPDVVSCASFRCDGLLIAASDLSGLVQVFDVKTRTPLRKLRSHTRPVHYVQYPVHDKLHLVSAGDDALVKYWDVAAETPIVDFRGHKDYVRSGDFSPVSHEMCVTGSYDHTVKLWDVRVTDSKWVMEVNHGKPVEDVIFLPSGGLVATAGGNSVKIWDLIGGGKMIYSMESHTKTVTSVCVGRVGKESGEEGREYRVFSVGLDGYMKVFDYGRAKVTHSMRFPAPLMSIGFSPDCGVRVIGSSNGIMYVGKRKTKEENVESGIKSFWSLGQEEEKRVMRPSYFRYFHRGQGEKPKEGDYMVVRPKKVKLAEHDKLLKKFRHKGALVSVLGSKNPENVLAVMEELVARRKLLKCVENLDNEELGLLLSFLQKYTTVPRYSGLLMGLTKKVLEMRVEVIRGSEALEDQIRNLKRSVDEEIRIQQSLQEIQGIISPLLRIAGRR; this is translated from the coding sequence ATGATGGAGGTGCCAAGGCAAAATTCAACGTTCAAACCCATCAAACCCAAGCTCAGACCAAAGCCCAGAACCCCCACGCAAACCCCAGAGTCCAAGTACTGGTCCTCCTTCAAGAATCACCAAATCTCAAACCTCATCTCTTCCATCACCTCTCTCACCTTCTCTCCCACTCCACCACACACCTTCGCCGCAACCCACTCGACCTCGCTCACCCTCTTCAGCCCCCAAACCCTCTCCCCCTCCTCTACTATCTCCTCCTTCCCTGATGTCGTCTCTTGCGCCTCGTTCCGCTGCGATGGCCTCCTGATTGCCGCCTCGGACCTATCGGGCCTAGTTCAAGTCTTTGATGTCAAAACCCGGACCCCACTGCGTAAGCTTCGGTCTCACACGCGCCCAGTACATTATGTTCAATACCCAGTTCATGATAAGCTACATTTGGTCTCTGCTGGTGACGATGCCCTCGTCAAGTACTGGGATGTAGCTGCCGAGACCCCAATTGTAGATTTTCGGGGTCATAAGGATTATGTGCGTAGTGGTGATTTTTCACCTGTTAGTCATGAAATGTGCGTCACTGGGTCATATGATCACACGGTTAAGCTTTGGGACGTGAGGGTGACTGATTCCAAGTGGGTTATGGAGGTGAACCATGGAAAACCTGTTGAAGATGTGATTTTTTTGCCATCCGGGGGGTTGGTTGCTACAGCGGGTGGGAACTCAGTTAAGATATGGGATTTGATAGGGGGTGGAAAGATGATTTATTCAATGGAGAGTCATACAAAGACGGTTACATCAGTTTGTGTAGGGAGAGTTGGGAAGGAAAGTGGAGAGGAGGGGAGGGAGTATAGAGTTTTTAGTGTGGGATTGGATGGGTATATGAAGGTTTTCGACTATGGGAGGGCGAAGGTAACGCATTCGATGAGGTTCCCAGCGCCACTTATGTCAATTGGGTTTTCGCCTGATTGTGGGGTGAGAGTGATTGGGAGTTCTAATGGGATAATGTATGTTGGGAAGAGGAAAACAAAGGAGGAGAATGTGGAGAGTGGTATCAAGAGTTTTTGGAGTTTAGGCCAGGAGGAGGAGAAAAGGGTTATGAGGCCTTCATATTTTCGTTATTTTCATAGAGGACAAGGGGAGAAGCCTAAGGAGGGAGATTACATGGTAGTGAGGCCGAAGAAGGTGAAGTTAGCAGAGCATGATAAGTTGTTGAAGAAGTTTAGGCATAAGGGGGCTTTGGTGTCAGTGTTGGGCAGTAAGAATCCAGAGAATGTGCTGGCAGTGATGGAGGAATTAGTTGCGAGGAGGAAGTTGTTGAAATGTGTTGAGAACTTGGATAACGAGGAGCTTGGGTTGTTGTTGAGTTTCTTGCAAAAGTACACCACAGTGCCAAGATACTCAGGTTTGTTGATGGGATTGACAAAGAAGGTGCTTGAAATGCGGGTTGAAGTTATTAGAGGCTCTGAGGCCTTGGAGGATCAAATTAGAAACCTTAAGCGATCTGTCGACGAGGAGATAAGGATACAACAGTCATTACAAGAGATACAGGGTATCATCTCTCCTTTATTGAGGATTGCTGGGAGAAGATGA
- the LOC132177901 gene encoding B3 domain-containing protein At1g05920-like — translation MTITLDDLRGDSPAICGDFNKIKEEVIRAVGEDPNEVERLLTERILMEFVQFHMKKREPSLEKKKKRIALKIIPPKKPLESKPNNFGKINKNQEKEEEEEGKSRKPKRQRKNPTEIKQAVPDQLPCMPTEFKNRIMGLQGSDINLVIQKVLTDTDMKVSQDRLSIPRGQMRYDFLSSEEQASLEEKEADGKHFKGMEVPLIEPGLKESSIFLKKWKLGNSCSYMLSNPWINIAKGNGLKSGNDVQLWSFRVNQRPHLALIKLR, via the coding sequence atgACCATCACTCTTGACGATCTGAGGGGAGACTCTCCAGCCATATGTGGGGACTTCAATAAAATCAAAGAGGAGGTGATCAGAGCTGTGGGTGAGGATCCAAACGAGGTAGAACGGCTGCTGACTGAGAGGATCTTGATGGAATTCGTTCAATTCcacatgaaaaagagagaacCGTCcctggagaagaagaagaagaggattgCCTTGAAAATTATACCACCCAAGAAGCCATTGGAGTCAAAACCCAACAACTTCGGAAAAATCAACAAGAatcaagaaaaggaagaagaagaagaaggaaagtcCAGGAAACCCAAGAGGCAGAGGAAGAACCCGACGGAGATCAAACAAGCGGTTCCGGACCAACTACCTTGCATGCCAACCGAGTTCAAGAACAGAATCATGGGGCTGCAGGGTTCGGACATCAATCTTGTcattcaaaaagttttgactGACACTGATATGAAAGTATCTCAGGACCGGCTTTCGATTCCAAGGGGCCAAATGAGGTATGATTTTCTAAGCAGTGAGGAACAAGCGAGTCTTGAGGAGAAAGAAGCAGATGGGAAACATTTCAAAGGCATGGAAGTGCCATTGATAGAGCCAGGCCTTAAGGAATCGAGCATCTTCTTGAAGAAGTGGAAATTGGGTAACAGCTGCAGCTACATGTTGAGCAACCCATGGATAAATATTGCAAAGGGAAACGGGCTCAAGTCAGGAAATGATGTACAGCTTTGGTCCTTCAGAGTCAACCAAAGgccccacttggcccttattaAGCTTAgataa